From Sporosarcina sp. 6E9, a single genomic window includes:
- the spoIIP gene encoding stage II sporulation protein P: protein MKKTLKIWSSLILFLFLFPVIIQFLPNGESTKTSKLINEPVIVYASNVFEGNKPGPETVAAEKKEKKEKKEKKEKKALVYFTHNHEAYKPVTKEKNGKISVSHQSENIAKFGEKLQTQLAVNEIQTDILPIDNMAELNRRGMSFSQAYKSIRPFVQEKIKEVDYDLIIDMHRDSVDADKTTAIYQGEKYAKVAFVVGLEHPNHKQNRALAQQIKDEMEKLVPGITRSIIPKGGAGVDGKYNQDLHPSIVLVELGGIGNSEAELNRTVAVIASAIATILSSDKSQD from the coding sequence TTGAAAAAAACATTGAAGATTTGGAGCTCACTTATTCTATTTTTATTCTTATTCCCGGTAATTATACAGTTCCTCCCTAACGGTGAATCGACAAAAACTTCGAAGCTTATAAACGAGCCTGTTATCGTTTATGCATCCAATGTTTTTGAAGGAAATAAACCAGGACCAGAAACTGTAGCCGCGGAAAAGAAGGAAAAGAAAGAAAAGAAAGAAAAGAAAGAAAAGAAAGCACTCGTCTATTTTACGCATAATCACGAAGCTTACAAGCCAGTGACTAAAGAGAAAAACGGAAAGATTTCAGTATCCCATCAATCAGAAAATATTGCCAAGTTCGGTGAAAAACTACAAACCCAGCTCGCCGTTAATGAAATACAAACTGATATTTTACCCATTGATAATATGGCGGAACTTAATAGACGCGGTATGTCTTTTAGTCAAGCGTATAAATCAATCCGCCCATTCGTTCAAGAAAAAATTAAAGAAGTCGATTATGATTTAATTATTGATATGCACAGGGATTCGGTAGATGCGGATAAAACAACTGCAATTTATCAAGGTGAAAAGTATGCAAAAGTGGCATTCGTAGTCGGGTTGGAGCATCCGAACCATAAACAAAATCGTGCGTTAGCACAACAAATAAAGGATGAAATGGAAAAACTGGTTCCTGGAATCACACGAAGTATCATTCCAAAAGGCGGGGCGGGTGTCGATGGTAAATACAATCAAGATTTACATCCATCAATTGTCCTCGTTGAACTAGGTGGAATCGGAAATAGTGAAGCGGAATTGAATCGCACAGTAGCTGTGATTGCTTCGGCTATAGCTACGATATTATCGAGTGACAAAAGTCAAGATTAA
- the gpr gene encoding GPR endopeptidase — protein MSKLDYYRTDLLVENEEMVRHQTESESNRLKEADGIDFNESRQGRIIITEVKVDDVGEKRIGKKKGTYVTLTVPTLTTEDVDEIKNLSDLLIEKLDDILKHEPSIVKGKILFIGLGNRDVTPDAVGPLLIDKLQEIVPDYYSEDGSEIYVYAPGVTVQTGLETADFVKAIVKEVKPSLLIVIDALAARDSSRLCKTIQLTDTGIHPGSGVGNSRKELSKETLGLPVIAIGIPTVVDGPVMVADAIDRMFGYIASKIEEENSPSSRLSVTPWLHAENKDADRSTLRPIFGDWSEWTHEDRVQLFEEVLTTHELRTFISPKEIDSWVTMYADALTGSLSSWVKRIKK, from the coding sequence ATGAGTAAACTTGATTATTATCGAACAGATCTTCTCGTTGAAAATGAAGAAATGGTTCGTCATCAAACGGAATCGGAATCGAATCGACTTAAAGAAGCTGATGGCATTGATTTTAATGAATCACGACAAGGAAGAATTATTATAACGGAAGTAAAAGTGGATGATGTAGGTGAAAAAAGAATAGGAAAGAAAAAAGGTACATACGTTACCTTAACTGTACCAACCCTAACTACTGAAGATGTAGATGAGATAAAAAACTTATCTGATTTATTAATTGAAAAACTTGACGATATACTCAAACATGAACCTTCTATCGTTAAAGGAAAAATTCTGTTTATAGGATTGGGAAATCGAGATGTTACCCCCGATGCGGTGGGGCCTTTATTGATTGATAAGTTACAGGAAATCGTTCCTGATTATTATTCAGAGGATGGAAGTGAAATCTACGTTTATGCTCCGGGCGTTACAGTACAGACAGGGTTAGAGACGGCCGATTTTGTAAAAGCAATCGTGAAAGAGGTTAAACCGAGTCTGCTGATTGTCATTGATGCACTTGCCGCCAGGGATTCGTCGCGACTTTGCAAAACTATTCAATTGACGGATACAGGAATTCATCCGGGATCTGGTGTGGGAAATAGCCGTAAGGAACTTTCTAAGGAAACCCTTGGGTTACCGGTAATTGCAATTGGAATCCCGACAGTTGTAGACGGCCCCGTAATGGTAGCGGATGCAATCGATCGAATGTTTGGCTATATAGCTTCGAAAATCGAAGAGGAAAACAGCCCTTCATCACGACTATCTGTTACACCGTGGTTACATGCTGAAAATAAAGACGCAGATCGCTCAACATTGCGACCGATATTCGGCGACTGGTCAGAATGGACACATGAAGATCGTGTACAATTATTTGAAGAAGTTTTAACAACCCATGAATTAAGAACATTTATTTCGCCGAAAGAAATTGACTCTTGGGTAACTATGTACGCCGATGCGCTAACGGGTTCATTATCTAGTTGGGTTAAACGCATTAAAAAATAG
- the rpsT gene encoding 30S ribosomal protein S20 translates to MPNIKSAIKSVKQNASKNERNSHAKATMRSAVRKAELAIENNEENTTEVVRKAIKLMDTAARKGLIHKNNASRQKARLTKKAAQ, encoded by the coding sequence TTGCCAAACATTAAATCAGCAATTAAAAGCGTAAAACAAAACGCAAGTAAAAACGAACGTAACTCACATGCTAAAGCAACTATGCGTTCTGCTGTTCGTAAAGCTGAACTAGCAATTGAAAACAATGAAGAAAACACTACTGAAGTTGTAAGAAAAGCTATTAAACTAATGGACACTGCTGCACGTAAAGGCCTTATCCATAAAAATAATGCTTCACGCCAAAAAGCACGCCTTACAAAAAAAGCAGCACAGTAA
- the holA gene encoding DNA polymerase III subunit delta, producing MANATWKNIASGKVDPVYLLMGIEQHIFDSTIERLTKAIPDIDENSIIRFDLEETEVETVIEEADTLPFLQEHKLIIASNASFLSGQDKKRNAVEHNIELLENWLDNPSPTATVVFIAPFENLDGRKRITKKMRKAATVIEANRLQGRDLLTWIQHQAKVNGVQITSETAGSLVNMAGDSLLALSAEISKMTTYLGGTGEITEDLIEMLVPRTPEMDVFRLTDSYVSGNIGKTISIYHDLLRNGEEPIMLTSLIAGHIRLMIHVQSLRKKGYQQQQIAKTLQVHPYRVKLMMENRNIPNENRLLSIIKELAVIDFKLKSTGGRRERVLELFLMDPLRV from the coding sequence ATGGCAAATGCAACATGGAAAAATATTGCTTCAGGAAAAGTTGATCCAGTCTATTTACTTATGGGGATTGAACAACATATTTTTGATTCGACAATTGAGCGATTAACTAAAGCGATACCGGATATCGATGAAAATTCAATTATCCGATTCGATCTCGAAGAAACGGAAGTGGAAACGGTTATTGAGGAAGCTGATACATTGCCTTTTTTGCAAGAACATAAATTGATAATCGCAAGCAATGCATCATTTTTAAGCGGACAAGATAAAAAGAGAAACGCGGTAGAGCATAATATAGAATTGCTGGAAAATTGGCTTGATAATCCATCACCAACCGCAACTGTCGTTTTTATAGCGCCATTTGAAAACTTAGATGGCCGAAAAAGAATCACAAAGAAAATGAGAAAAGCTGCAACAGTAATTGAAGCCAACCGTTTGCAAGGAAGAGACTTATTAACCTGGATACAACACCAAGCTAAAGTGAATGGTGTTCAGATTACTTCTGAAACAGCGGGCAGCCTCGTTAATATGGCGGGTGATAGTCTTTTGGCCTTGTCAGCAGAGATTAGCAAAATGACGACATACTTGGGCGGGACAGGCGAAATAACGGAAGATCTAATTGAAATGCTAGTTCCTAGAACACCTGAAATGGATGTTTTTAGATTAACAGATTCATATGTGTCGGGAAATATCGGAAAAACCATTTCGATTTACCATGACTTACTGCGTAATGGTGAAGAACCCATCATGTTAACATCATTAATTGCCGGGCATATTCGGCTGATGATACATGTTCAATCATTACGAAAAAAAGGATACCAACAACAGCAAATTGCGAAAACCCTGCAAGTTCACCCTTACCGTGTCAAGCTGATGATGGAAAATAGAAATATACCGAATGAGAATCGTTTGTTATCAATTATCAAAGAACTTGCTGTCATTGACTTTAAGTTAAAATCGACAGGCGGAAGACGAGAGCGTGTATTGGAACTATTTTTAATGGATCCTTTACGGGTTTAG
- a CDS encoding YqzM family protein encodes MNEFEHDVQSKRNDFVDSAVGFVVAFVAFSAIFVIATVIDFIAS; translated from the coding sequence ATGAATGAGTTTGAACATGATGTACAGTCAAAACGAAATGATTTCGTGGATTCGGCCGTTGGCTTTGTCGTAGCATTTGTAGCCTTCTCTGCTATTTTTGTTATTGCTACAGTTATTGACTTTATAGCAAGTTAA
- a CDS encoding DNA internalization-related competence protein ComEC/Rec2, with translation MYISATLPVVIDSGIETETLTWSDNAKIDGGSIKGFAKTKQGNSVYAIYRFDTEDEKDNFKKLNLPSVQFTLTGEYIKSDIPSHAYSFSMDKYLRMYGATGIFESDAILQSKVKDTIFSRLAAHRRTVKEHIQKTFPESLINEAEALLIGDRSGMTDDEGAILRRLGITHLFAISGLHVGLLTFMMRELLLRLKVRRESLDLLLVFLLPIYAILAGGAPSVWRAVSVTVFILMTTFGRVKVRLDNAIALSAIFFILYEPYILFQPGFQLSYLAAFSLVLSSTILSKMKSAIKVTFFVTLISQLSLYPVLLFHFHELSLSSFIVNLFYVPLYSIIILPMNIILLITTAFFPVIAHFLFSFYVPIREIINLLTSWIASIPYQMWTPGKPKAIESIFAVFGVFLFFIRYEAGKNFFRSMVYVLVPALLIHFLPYFDSTLRVTYLDVGQGDSIVIELPYRRAVYVIDTGGSVAFGEANWKTPGTQFEVGRQIVVPYLRGRGIAKIDKLIISHAHADHMEGADELLEEIGVGEIDISPGSQTELEMEDLNRIADRNNVPFIEVLEGISWAENQVVFEYVNPPKSNYVGNNSSLGLLMRTAGPSFLFTGDMEVESEDKFLRRYKGVDFGEIILKVGHHGSKTSSSDQFIDYLRPELAVISSGRKNMYGHPHSRVIDTFSKYNVAVLEIAKNGSIVVSVKDGGYSVNLSQ, from the coding sequence ATGTATATTTCAGCGACACTACCCGTGGTTATTGATAGCGGAATTGAAACGGAAACACTGACGTGGTCTGACAATGCAAAAATTGATGGCGGTTCCATAAAAGGATTTGCTAAAACCAAACAGGGAAATTCAGTCTATGCAATTTACCGATTTGATACAGAAGACGAAAAAGATAATTTTAAAAAGCTTAATTTACCATCTGTTCAATTTACATTGACAGGCGAATATATTAAGTCTGATATTCCTTCACATGCGTATTCTTTTAGTATGGATAAATATCTAAGAATGTATGGTGCAACTGGAATTTTCGAATCGGATGCCATTTTACAATCTAAAGTTAAGGACACGATTTTTTCTCGTTTGGCTGCTCACAGACGTACAGTTAAGGAGCATATTCAAAAGACATTTCCAGAATCCCTGATTAATGAAGCAGAAGCTCTGTTGATCGGGGATCGATCTGGGATGACAGATGATGAGGGTGCGATATTAAGACGCCTTGGTATTACGCATTTGTTTGCTATTTCCGGTCTTCATGTCGGATTATTAACTTTCATGATGCGGGAACTTTTATTGCGCTTAAAAGTACGCAGAGAATCTCTGGATTTGTTACTGGTATTTTTACTTCCGATTTATGCAATATTGGCGGGAGGCGCGCCTTCAGTGTGGCGTGCAGTATCTGTAACTGTTTTTATCTTAATGACAACTTTTGGTCGTGTAAAAGTAAGACTGGATAATGCTATCGCATTAAGTGCAATTTTTTTTATTTTATATGAACCCTATATTCTTTTTCAACCCGGCTTCCAATTATCCTATTTGGCGGCATTTTCACTCGTTTTATCTTCAACAATTCTCTCCAAAATGAAATCCGCGATAAAGGTAACGTTTTTTGTCACTTTAATTAGTCAATTATCTCTTTATCCGGTTTTGTTGTTTCATTTCCATGAACTATCCTTATCATCATTTATTGTAAATCTGTTTTATGTTCCGCTCTACTCGATAATTATTTTACCGATGAATATTATTTTGCTGATTACGACTGCTTTTTTCCCTGTAATTGCGCATTTCTTGTTTTCCTTTTACGTACCTATCAGGGAGATTATAAACCTATTGACTAGTTGGATTGCATCAATCCCATATCAAATGTGGACACCTGGTAAGCCTAAAGCAATTGAAAGTATTTTTGCTGTCTTTGGCGTGTTCTTATTTTTTATACGGTATGAAGCTGGTAAGAACTTTTTTCGTTCTATGGTATATGTCCTAGTTCCTGCACTTCTAATTCACTTCCTGCCATATTTTGATAGCACGCTACGTGTAACCTATCTAGATGTCGGGCAAGGGGATAGCATCGTCATTGAACTGCCATACAGACGCGCTGTTTATGTAATTGATACCGGAGGATCAGTTGCATTTGGGGAAGCTAACTGGAAAACGCCGGGCACTCAGTTTGAAGTGGGGCGTCAAATTGTGGTTCCTTATTTAAGGGGGCGCGGAATTGCAAAAATTGATAAACTAATTATCTCCCATGCACATGCGGATCATATGGAAGGTGCTGATGAATTGCTTGAAGAAATCGGTGTCGGGGAAATTGATATATCTCCAGGTAGCCAAACAGAACTTGAGATGGAGGACCTAAATCGTATAGCTGATAGAAATAATGTACCTTTCATTGAAGTATTGGAAGGCATTTCATGGGCGGAGAATCAAGTGGTTTTTGAATATGTCAACCCACCGAAAAGTAATTATGTCGGAAATAATAGTTCACTCGGTTTATTAATGAGAACTGCTGGTCCGTCGTTTTTATTCACCGGTGATATGGAGGTTGAATCGGAAGACAAGTTCTTAAGAAGGTATAAGGGGGTTGATTTTGGAGAGATAATTTTAAAGGTAGGGCACCATGGCAGTAAAACATCAAGTTCGGATCAATTTATAGATTATTTACGGCCTGAATTAGCCGTTATTTCCTCGGGGCGAAAAAATATGTACGGACATCCCCATTCTCGTGTAATTGATACGTTTTCAAAATATAATGTTGCTGTCTTAGAAATTGCCAAAAATGGTTCGATTGTTGTTTCGGTGAAAGATGGTGGGTATTCGGTCAATTTATCGCAATAA
- a CDS encoding ComE operon protein 2: protein MERITWDQFFMAQCHLLALRSTCTRLAVGAIIVRDNRIIAGGYNGSISGGDHCIDHGCYVVENHCIRTIHAEMNALLQCSKYGIPAADSTLYVTHFPCLQCSKAIIQAGVKNVYYAADYRNHEYAIKLFEQAGVLVHHIPFDETKIDFSGDAKINLINDMLKSLNDLGADEKDLMPLQKRVDELFGN, encoded by the coding sequence ATGGAGCGAATTACGTGGGATCAGTTTTTTATGGCCCAGTGTCATCTTTTAGCATTAAGAAGTACATGCACCAGGCTCGCAGTCGGCGCAATAATTGTTAGAGATAATCGAATAATTGCGGGTGGTTATAATGGTTCAATATCCGGAGGCGATCATTGTATTGATCATGGGTGCTATGTTGTTGAAAATCATTGTATTCGGACCATTCATGCAGAAATGAATGCGCTGCTACAATGTTCAAAATATGGTATACCAGCCGCCGATTCGACCTTGTATGTCACTCATTTTCCATGTTTGCAATGTTCGAAAGCAATTATCCAAGCTGGTGTTAAAAATGTGTATTATGCAGCGGATTATCGAAATCATGAGTATGCGATTAAATTATTTGAACAGGCGGGCGTTTTAGTTCATCATATCCCTTTCGATGAAACAAAAATAGATTTTTCGGGCGACGCCAAAATTAATTTAATTAACGATATGCTAAAATCCTTAAATGATCTGGGAGCAGATGAAAAAGACTTGATGCCCTTACAGAAGCGGGTGGATGAACTATTCGGGAATTAA
- a CDS encoding helix-hairpin-helix domain-containing protein, with the protein MDTLLERVKVLFLSFVSDNWRKFLFPMAAIAVIVAFLLIPHGQADNGQLVLSDSNPNPLKELNEVENKEVNETIVKVPAVIMVDVKGAVRHPGVYTMDEGDRLIDAITAAGGYLPDADSRLLNHAMKLTDELLVYVPLVGEELVDAAMSLVLQQNPQNDNNLININTADESLLVTINGIGPAKASAIINYREEHGPFISLESIMDVSGIGQKTFEKLEHQITVD; encoded by the coding sequence ATGGATACCTTACTAGAAAGGGTGAAAGTGCTGTTTCTATCATTTGTATCCGATAATTGGCGCAAGTTTCTATTCCCTATGGCAGCAATCGCTGTAATCGTCGCTTTTTTGCTCATCCCCCATGGGCAAGCAGACAATGGACAACTTGTCTTGAGCGATTCAAATCCAAATCCTTTAAAAGAATTAAACGAAGTAGAAAACAAAGAAGTGAATGAAACAATAGTTAAAGTGCCTGCCGTTATTATGGTTGATGTCAAAGGTGCAGTTCGGCATCCGGGTGTCTACACAATGGATGAAGGAGATCGACTTATCGATGCGATAACTGCGGCAGGCGGTTATTTACCTGACGCTGACTCTCGTTTGTTAAATCACGCTATGAAACTAACAGATGAACTACTTGTTTATGTACCTCTGGTAGGTGAAGAACTGGTAGATGCTGCAATGAGTTTAGTTTTGCAGCAAAATCCGCAAAATGATAACAATTTAATAAACATAAATACAGCAGATGAAAGTTTATTGGTGACGATTAATGGAATCGGTCCAGCGAAAGCTTCGGCTATTATTAATTATCGAGAAGAGCATGGGCCATTTATTTCACTAGAATCAATTATGGATGTTTCGGGTATCGGACAAAAGACATTCGAAAAACTCGAACACCAAATAACAGTTGACTGA
- a CDS encoding class I SAM-dependent methyltransferase: MNRSYAEFASVYDELMSEIPYDTYVELIDLAANGIAGKKILDVGCGTGLLSVKLAKLDGLVTGVDLSPDMLSIATDRAKSLNLPVTFDQQPMQQLTGFTDFDIAIIAIDSLNYVVEEEDVRQTFRNIYNSLAVGGVLLFDVHSTYKMDVIFMESPFIFDNKRISYIWHTEAGDDPHSVYSELAFFVRTENDLYKRFDEIHYQRTFSVLEYVDMLSEVGFSIERIFSDWEDLPPNFDSERIFFQVRK; encoded by the coding sequence ATGAATCGGTCATACGCGGAGTTTGCCTCCGTTTATGATGAACTCATGTCCGAAATCCCATACGATACATACGTGGAATTAATTGATCTTGCCGCTAATGGGATAGCGGGCAAGAAAATTTTAGATGTCGGGTGTGGAACAGGGTTATTATCAGTGAAATTAGCAAAATTAGATGGCCTCGTAACTGGGGTCGATCTTTCGCCTGATATGTTAAGTATCGCAACGGATAGAGCGAAGTCATTGAATCTACCAGTAACATTTGACCAACAACCAATGCAACAACTTACTGGTTTCACGGATTTTGATATAGCAATTATTGCGATTGACTCATTAAATTATGTTGTTGAAGAAGAAGATGTACGCCAAACATTTAGAAATATTTACAACTCGCTAGCAGTGGGTGGGGTATTATTATTCGATGTTCATTCAACATATAAAATGGATGTAATTTTTATGGAAAGTCCCTTTATCTTTGATAATAAGCGCATTTCATATATTTGGCATACTGAAGCTGGGGATGACCCTCATTCCGTGTATTCGGAGTTAGCTTTTTTTGTTCGTACTGAAAATGATTTATATAAGCGATTTGATGAAATCCATTACCAAAGGACTTTTTCTGTTCTGGAATATGTCGATATGTTAAGTGAAGTGGGCTTTTCAATTGAACGAATTTTTTCAGATTGGGAAGATTTGCCCCCGAATTTTGATAGTGAAAGAATATTCTTCCAAGTTCGTAAATAA
- the rsfS gene encoding ribosome silencing factor encodes MTTTLLTTAYKAADDKKALDIVVLNMEGVSVMADHFIICHANSERQVQAIAREVIDQATKEGFPIRRMEGFETGRWVLADLGDVVVHVFHKDERDHYNLEKLWGDAPKIDMANAL; translated from the coding sequence ATGACTACTACATTGTTAACAACAGCATATAAGGCTGCAGATGATAAAAAAGCATTGGATATTGTCGTATTAAATATGGAAGGTGTTTCAGTTATGGCTGACCATTTTATTATTTGCCATGCGAATTCTGAAAGACAAGTTCAAGCTATTGCAAGAGAAGTTATAGACCAAGCAACAAAGGAAGGGTTTCCAATCAGACGAATGGAAGGGTTTGAAACAGGGAGATGGGTATTGGCTGATCTTGGCGATGTTGTTGTCCATGTTTTCCATAAAGATGAACGCGACCATTACAATCTAGAAAAACTTTGGGGAGATGCGCCGAAGATTGATATGGCAAATGCTTTATGA
- the yqeK gene encoding bis(5'-nucleosyl)-tetraphosphatase (symmetrical) YqeK produces the protein MVLARLRTELSKRLSTDRYNHVIRVTETAKRLATLHDVSVEQSELAALLHDIAKCMDSTSLHRLMIENNVDERLFLYHHELWHASVGAIIAEREFNVTDTEVLNAVKYHTTGRAGMSKVEKIIYVADMTEPGRNFPGVVQLQELATNSLDEAMGACIQQSVQFLVTKGVPVFPDSIDCYNEHVMKRGIVN, from the coding sequence ATGGTTCTAGCGCGGTTGAGAACTGAACTTTCAAAGCGATTGTCAACTGATCGGTACAACCATGTAATCAGGGTTACTGAAACTGCAAAACGTTTAGCGACACTTCATGATGTTTCCGTAGAACAATCAGAACTTGCCGCATTATTGCATGACATAGCAAAATGTATGGACTCAACATCTCTTCACAGATTGATGATAGAAAATAATGTGGATGAACGGTTGTTTTTATACCACCATGAACTATGGCATGCGTCCGTAGGTGCTATAATCGCGGAAAGAGAATTTAATGTAACAGATACAGAAGTATTAAATGCAGTTAAATACCATACTACTGGTAGGGCAGGGATGTCAAAAGTAGAAAAGATTATATACGTAGCAGATATGACAGAACCGGGACGGAATTTCCCGGGTGTCGTGCAGTTACAGGAATTAGCAACAAATAGTCTTGATGAGGCAATGGGAGCTTGCATACAACAGTCAGTGCAATTCCTTGTCACAAAAGGAGTCCCTGTATTTCCAGATTCAATTGACTGTTATAATGAGCATGTTATGAAGAGAGGAATCGTGAACTAA
- a CDS encoding nicotinate-nucleotide adenylyltransferase has product MKRIGILGGTFNPPHIGHLIIANEIKYALDLDEVRLIPTASPPHKAADKDVTAHQRLRMVELATEGAEGLMASSVEVEKGGVSYSYDTISALKEMEPEADFFFIIGADMVDLLPTWHKIDELVQLVTFIGVNRPGSLGETPYPVKFVSIPEIDLSSTFLRARLAEGGTVKFLTPPNVESFIREEGLYGSSAVEN; this is encoded by the coding sequence TTGAAACGAATCGGAATTTTAGGGGGCACTTTTAATCCTCCCCATATTGGCCATTTAATCATTGCAAATGAAATTAAGTATGCGCTCGACTTAGATGAAGTTCGCTTAATACCGACAGCCTCGCCTCCACATAAGGCGGCTGACAAGGACGTAACAGCCCATCAGCGCCTGCGCATGGTGGAGCTCGCGACAGAGGGTGCTGAGGGGCTTATGGCTTCATCGGTTGAAGTTGAAAAAGGTGGCGTATCATATTCCTACGATACGATATCTGCATTAAAAGAGATGGAGCCAGAAGCTGATTTCTTTTTCATCATTGGTGCTGATATGGTTGACTTGCTTCCGACTTGGCATAAAATAGATGAACTTGTTCAACTCGTAACTTTTATCGGTGTGAATAGACCAGGGTCACTGGGAGAAACACCGTATCCTGTAAAGTTTGTTTCCATCCCGGAAATTGATTTGTCGTCGACGTTCCTGCGGGCAAGATTAGCGGAAGGCGGAACGGTAAAGTTTTTGACCCCTCCCAATGTGGAATCTTTTATACGTGAGGAGGGCTTGTATGGTTCTAGCGCGGTTGAGAACTGA
- the yhbY gene encoding ribosome assembly RNA-binding protein YhbY: MLTGKQKRFLRSEANQLQPLFQIGKNGLTQSVIEQIEEALEAKELIKVNILQNCGEDKNEIAQKLSEQDGMHVVQVIGNIIVLYKESIEKKRIELP, translated from the coding sequence ATGTTAACAGGTAAACAAAAAAGATTTTTGCGGAGCGAGGCAAACCAATTACAACCCTTATTCCAAATTGGGAAGAATGGTTTAACGCAATCCGTTATTGAACAAATAGAAGAAGCATTAGAAGCGAAAGAATTAATCAAAGTTAATATCCTACAAAACTGTGGCGAAGATAAAAATGAAATTGCACAAAAACTTTCAGAACAAGATGGAATGCATGTTGTTCAAGTGATTGGCAATATTATTGTTTTATATAAAGAATCAATTGAGAAAAAAAGAATCGAACTTCCGTAA
- the aroE gene encoding shikimate dehydrogenase gives MKKWYAVIGDPIGQSMSPSMHDEWFEKNELAATYIPIHVNEEKLEKAVHSLKCLGCSGWNVTVPHKSSIIQYLDEIDPFAKQMNAVNTVEVLPNGLLRGSNTDGLGFVRSLEELYGERCKGSEVLIIGAGGAARGISYALHKAGYGPITFTNRTLEKALNLCNEIPKAKALEIAEAERSLSTYRLIIQTTSVGMNFAQKGVPLNLGNIASGSVVADIIYNPLKTEFLSEAEKRGASLLNGTGMFVHQGALAFEKWTGIRPNTKEMNEKITDTLGGTYVNR, from the coding sequence ATGAAGAAGTGGTACGCTGTAATTGGCGATCCAATCGGTCAATCGATGTCGCCAAGTATGCATGATGAATGGTTTGAAAAAAATGAGTTGGCGGCAACTTACATTCCAATCCATGTTAATGAAGAAAAACTTGAAAAAGCGGTTCATAGTTTAAAATGTCTAGGGTGCAGTGGGTGGAATGTGACCGTCCCGCATAAAAGTTCGATTATCCAATATTTAGATGAAATCGATCCGTTTGCTAAACAAATGAATGCAGTCAATACAGTAGAAGTGCTTCCAAACGGTTTACTGCGTGGTTCAAATACGGATGGACTCGGGTTTGTGCGGTCACTTGAAGAATTGTATGGGGAGCGCTGTAAAGGGAGCGAAGTGTTAATAATCGGTGCGGGTGGGGCAGCACGTGGAATTAGTTATGCCCTTCATAAAGCCGGTTATGGGCCAATTACTTTTACCAATAGAACGTTAGAAAAAGCCCTAAATTTATGCAACGAAATACCAAAAGCAAAAGCCCTTGAAATAGCGGAAGCAGAAAGATCATTATCGACTTATCGTTTGATTATCCAGACAACTTCAGTCGGTATGAACTTTGCGCAAAAAGGCGTGCCATTAAACCTCGGAAATATTGCTTCTGGTTCAGTCGTTGCCGATATTATTTATAATCCACTCAAAACCGAGTTTCTCTCAGAAGCTGAGAAAAGAGGCGCATCTTTACTTAATGGCACCGGAATGTTTGTTCATCAAGGCGCACTTGCATTTGAAAAGTGGACGGGTATTCGTCCAAATACAAAAGAAATGAATGAAAAAATTACAGATACACTTGGAGGTACTTATGTTAACAGGTAA